In Hemitrygon akajei chromosome 17, sHemAka1.3, whole genome shotgun sequence, one DNA window encodes the following:
- the clec3a gene encoding tetranectin-like protein yields MAGTKLLWFACLCVAGVCVVTAQSSRSKSKAGKGKDNLRNEIDKLWREVNLLKETQALQTVCLKGTKVHKKCYLASKGTKSFHAANEDCIAQGGTLSIPRNSDENNSLRSYAKKSLAGATDFWIGVNDMTSEGKFVDVNGMAINYFNWDRNEPRGGSRENCAAASIGGQGKWSDEVCRNEKSYICEYLIP; encoded by the exons ATGGCAGGAACAAAACTCCTCTGGTTTGCCTGTCTCTGTGTTGCGGGGGTGTGTGTGGTCACAGCCCAGTCATCCAGGTCCAAATCCAAAGCTGGCAAAG GTAAAGACAATTTGAGAAATGAGATTGACAAGCTGTGGCGGGAAGTAAACTTGCTTAAGGAAACACAAGCACTGCAGACTG TCTGCTTGAAAGGGACAAAAGTTCACAAAAAGTGTTACCTGGCGTCCAAAGGCACTAAGAGCTTCCACGCCGCCAACGAAGACTGCATCGCCCAAGGAGGAACCTTGAGCATCCCCCGCAACAGTGACGAGAACAACTCTCTCCGCAGCTATGCCAAGAAGAGCCTGGCCGGGGCGACAGACTTCTGGATTGGAGTCAACGACATGACTTCCGAGGGCAAGTTTGTCGACGTGAATGGAATGGCGATTAACTACTTTAACTGGGACCGTAACGAGCCACGTGGTGGGTCCCGGGAGAACTGTGCGGCAGCGTCCATCGGCGGCCAAGGCAAATGGTCGGATGAAGTGTGCCGTAATGAGAAAAGCTATATCTGTGAATACCTCATTCCGTAA